DNA from Evansella sp. LMS18:
TCCTTGAACTTGGAATCTTTTAATCTATTATCTGTGTTTTCAGGCCTTTTCTATACTAACCCGGCAGTCGTATAAGATGCTTCCTTGCCCCATATCCGATTCTCCATGCGGGGTAAGGACATTCACACTGCCTCCGAACCTCTTCCCTCTTCCTTCGTCTATATTGATTGTCGAGCTGTGAAGGCCAGGCTGTATTTTTATCTTGCCGGTTAATTCTCCTCGTTCATTCCAGACTCTGACATTATCGTCATTCGTCAAATCTATGTTTTCGGCAATGTTGCTGGCAACCTCGATCACATTATAGTCTCTCGTATTAATGTGTAAATAATGCTGGGAGTGGTTGGACCTTAAGGGATGAAGAGAAAGAAGCAAATACGGATATTTCTCAGTCAGTTCCTTATCTGTATCTCCTGCTTCAGAAGGGTGCAGGAGCTGGACTGCTCCTTCTTCTTTCATATATTCCGCTCTCTTTGAATAAAATTCATATTTACCCGTAGGTGTCTGGAACTTTAAGCTGCTCCATGGGATCTCCTTTACAGGAAGCTTTAAAAAACCTTGCTCTTTTAAATGTTCTACAGACCAGCCTTTTTTTCTTAAACTTTCTGTACCTATAGCCAGCCATTCATTTAAGGTGTAATCAAAGTATTCTCCGAAGCCTAGTTTTTCGGCAAGCTGTGTCCAAATCCACAAATCGGACTTAGCTTGTCCTGGCGGCTCTGAGAGCTTGGGGCCATAATTCGCATAGCTGTGGTACATGGAAGCATAGTAAATATCCTCTTCCTCAAATACGGAAGTGACTGGTAGAACATAATCAGCCAGCTCTGCGGTATCTGTCATATACTGATCCATTACCACTACTGTCCCTGCTTTTTTAAATGCTTTCTCTGCAAGATTAGTATTTGGAAGCTGTGTGAGGGGATTGCTTCTGCTCACCACAATCATTTCCACCGGAGGCTCTGTGGCTGTAAGAATTTTCTCCGCCTGGTTCATTCGTGTAAAAGTCCTGATTTCCGCTTCTTTGCTGCGCAGGGCGAGCTCTGCTGTATCAAAGCTTTGGCCTGCCGCCAGATTGCCATAGTTTACTCCGCCGCCTGGAATCCCAATATTGCCGCTTATTGCCCCAAGAGCGTCGATCAGCCTTATGGTATTCCCTCCGTTTTTATACCTTTGCATCCCAAGGCCTGCGTAGGTTGTAACAGGACCCTCGGTGTATACCTCAGCCAGTCTGTTTATATCTTTAAAACTTACACCTGTAGTCGTCTCAATGAATTCAAAACTTACGCTATCCAGTTCCTTCTGAAGTGTATCAAAACCATAAGTTGCTTCTTTGATAAATGTTTTATCTTCTCTTCCATTCTTTAGAATAGCCTTTATAATTCCTGCAGCCAGGAAACCATCACTTCCGGGCTTAACAGAAATAAATTGATCGGCCATCTCCGCTGTCTGGTTTCTGTAAGGGTCTATAACTGTAAGTTTAATTCCTTTTTTCTTTGCTTTTTTCAAGTATCCAAGAAGGTGCATGTTTGTTCTGGCTACGTTTCTTCCCCAGATAACCACATGTCTGCTGTTCAGGATATCTTCCGGGGCATGGGCAAGACTGTTTCCAAAGTCTCTGACCTGTGCTTCAATCCCAGCTCCCCAGCATAAACTCCCCTCTACTTTCGTCCAGCCTCCGAATGCTCTGAAAAACCGCTCATCAATATTTTTAAGCAACCCATTATTTGAATAATCATGGCTGTGTAAAACAGACGTAGGACCATACAGCTCTTTAGCATACTCCAGTTTACCTGCTATTTCCTGAAGAGCCTTTTCCCAGGTTATCTCTTCCCAGGTTCCATTAACCTTTTTTAAAGGAACAGTCAGCCGCTCCTGATGGTTCGACCTCTCAGCCAGCATTCTTCCTCTGCCGCATATTTTCCCTTCTGTTACAGGGTGTTCTTTATTGCCTTCTACTTTGCTTACTTTTCCATTTACAACGGTTACTTTAAAACTGCAGGCATCCCAGCAGTTTAGTGGGCATGCTGATATATGTTCAGTTGTGATATTGTTATCCATGATGCTCAATTACCCGTTTCATTTTTTTCGTGAATTCTCTTCTCGGAAGCATTACACTATGATCGCATCCAAGACACTTAATCCGGATGTCCATCCCCATACGGATTATTTTCCATCGGTTTTCCCCACAAGGATGAGGCTTTTTCATTTCTACTACATCATTTAACACATAAGCGCCCTCTCCCATGATCGTACACTTCCCTTCTTCTTCAAAACCATATTTCTGAAATTATACTACAGCACTGCACTGATGTGCTAACAGAATTATTGTATTTTCATATTCTGTTCAGCTAAGTGGCTTATCCTCAAATCTGTGTGTAATAGGATAAAGTAGAATAGCTGCCAGGATATAGAGATTCAGGATGCCATACAGCGGGTATAAAATTCCAATGAGTTTCGCGAATCCTATTGTTGTCAGGGGAATCATTAATAACAAAAGTAAGAAGGAAAGCTGCCAGAACGGCATTTTCACATACTCAGATATTCTGGTGCAGAGGCCAAGGAGACCTGAGGCCGCAGTTGTGTAAATTGCCGCCCATAACAGACCTGACATCACCAGCACCATGAAGTACGGGTAATGTTTCAAAATAGCAAACAAGGGAATCTCATAAAGCATCACCTCGTTAGCTACAGTCAGCAAAGACTCGTTATACAGAAACGATATAAATCCAAGGAGCAGAGCACTTCCCAGACTGGCAATCCATAACTCCCCTTTATGGTTAATTTTATGGCCAATAGCTGCAAGTACGGCTACCAAAGGAAGGATGTTTAAGGCAGTGAATGTAAAGGCTGAAGGCCAGTTACTCTGTTTACCTGCATCTATATGAAGCTGGAATCCGGAAGTCCACTGAAAAACAAATAAAGTGCCCAATAAAAAAGTAATCAGGATTGGAATAATCATGGCATTCATGGAAGTCATCCCATTTATCCCCCAGATAAACAGAATAACGAGTAACCCCGAGATAATTAATACACCATACCAGTACGGTATATGAAGCACTTCCAGTGTCGCACCACCGCCTGCAATCATAATTACAGTCGTGGAGAATAAATACAGAACAATCATCCCATCATAAAGCCCTGTTAACCTGGCACCCATAAATTCTCTTAAAACTGGTATGTAATGCTTCGTTTTTCGCTGTCTGCTTACATCCATAATGACGTACGTGCAAATAAAGAAAAGAATGGAAAACAGAATGATAGCTAAAGTACTTTCCGTACCAAAAAATTGCCATAATTCTCTCCCTGAAGCATATCCGGCACCTATCATCGTACCAATAATCAGAAACATCCACTTTAACCCTGCTAACAACATAGCTTTCCCCTCTTTTTCTTTTATTTGACGTATAGATTAATAATTTTATCCGTATACTGTTATTACTATTTATGAAATGAGGGTTGTATGATGTTTTATGGACAACTTTTTCCGCAAAAGAAAAATAACTCATTTCGTTTCCATATTGAAGAACCTTTAGCGATCAGTGATATGGCTAAGAAAATATATTCGTTCTTTCCTAAAGATCCTTCCAGGGAAATTGTTGTTGTTTGTATTGGTACGGACAGATCAACCGGTGATAGTCTTGGTCCCCTTGTAGGGACGAAACTGGAGGAAAGAAGGTTTAATTCCTTTACTGTCTATGGGACTCTGAAACAGCCTGTCCATGCAAAAAACCTGCAGGAAACTATTGATAACATCGAAAACAACCACGTAAATCCTTTTATTATTGCTATTGATGCCTGTCTCGGGCGTTCTTCCAGTGTTGGTTATATGACAGTGGCTGATGGACCGGTCCGGCCAGGTGCAGCCGTTCAGAAACAGCTCCCGAGCGTTGGCAATATGCATATTACCGGCATAGTGAACGTTAATGGCTTTATGGAAATTATGGTTCTCCAGAACACAAGGCTATCCTTCGTAATGGAAATGGCGGAAATTATCTCGAGAGCTATTGCACGCAGTGCCCGTTGGCGTGACAGCACCCCCGGGTGGCTGACTACACTAATACAGCGGGAAAATTTCAGTTGAGCTATGTGAAAATAATATGAGTGAAGCTGGGTAGTCACTCCTCTAGCCAATTAAAAAAGTGTTCCCATTAATCCATATTGGGAACACTTTTATTATGAACGCTGTTAAAACCACAAACTAATTACCGTCACTCCAATAATTGTTATTAAAATGGCAGGAAGTAAATTAGCAATCCTTATTTTAGGAATCCCTAAAATATTGAGCCCTATACCTATAATCATAATTCCGCCTACAGCGGTTATTTCACTAATAAACAAGTTCAGTGACTCTTGCGGGACCCATTGGACAATCAATGTTGCCGATAGTGCGATTGCCCCTTGATAAAGAACTACGGGAATAGCCGAAAACATTACTCCTATCCCTAATGTAGCCGCAAAAACAACCGCTGAAAAACCATCCATAACTGATTTAGTAAACAAGACAGAATGATCCTGCCTGAATCCGCTGTCCAGTGCTCCAATAATAGCCATTGCGCCTACTACATATAATAAAGTCGCTGCTACAAAACCTTCCGTAATTTTGCTGTCTCCACTCTTGCTCATTTTACGCTCAATCAACTGGCCCAGTTCATTAAGTTTTCCTTCAATATTCCATCTTTCCCCAAGCAACGCGCCTATAGCAAGGCTTAAAATTACTAAAAGAAAATACTGCCCTTCCATCGCCATCGTGACACCAAGCACGATGACTGCCAGCCCGATAGCCTTCATGATCGTATCTTTCATATCTGCTGGAAAGCGCCTCAGCTTCACTCCTATCCAGGCGCCTAAAACTATTGCTATACCATTTACTATGGTTCCAGTTAAGACCATTACTCTTCTCCCCTAACCTAATAACCCTTCTTTTATCTCTCTTACTGCATTTATAAATGTATCAATTTCCTCTTCTGTGTTATAAGTCCCAAAGCTTACTCTGACTAACCCCGTCTCTCCTGTACCACACGAGTCATGGGCTAATGGAGAACAATGAAGGCCCGCCCGGACAGCTATCCCATAATGTTCATCAAGTATCATTGCCATTTCATGTACGTCGATTCCTGGTATTCGAAACGCTACTACACCTAGCCGCTCTTCTTCCTTACCTGGACCGAAAAGTTCCGTTTCATTTATTCCTTCCAATTTTTCAATACAATAGGCTGCCAGTTTCCTTTCATGCTCATAAATCAATGTTGTACCTTTGCTTAAGACCTCTTCTATTCCTTTTAACAGCCCAGCAATTCCGGGAGTATTCAATGTTCCGCTCTCCCAGCCTGCCGGCCACTCCTCAGGCTGTTTTACATCCTCGGAATGGCTGCCTGTACCACCGGTGATTAATGGCCTCAGGGAAGTGACTGAAGACTGTACAATCAAAACCCCTGTCCCCTGAGGCCCCATCAGCCCTTTATGACCTGGAAAGGCCAGCATATCAATATGGCACTCCTTCATATTAATTGATAATACACCTGCTGTCTGAGAAGCATCTACCAGAAAATAAGCAGGGTGGTCCTTCAGCACCTCCCCCCAGTTTTCTATAGGCAGTATTGTTCCTGTAAGATTAGAGCCATGGGTAACCGCTACCAGCTTAGTTTGACTTGTTAATGCTGAAGCCAGCTGTTCTGTTGAAATGCGGCCATCTCCATCCCCATTCAGGTATATGATTTTGACGCCTTTTTCTTCTGCTAATCTTTCCAGCGGCCTGCGCACCGAGTTGTGCTCATAACTCGTGGTTATTACCTCATCACCCTCGGAAAACTCCAGTCCTTGTATTGCCTGGTTTAAAGCTGTTGTAGCATTTTGCGAAAACAGAACTCGTTCGTGCCGGTCAGCATGAAACATATCAGCCAGTTGCTTTCGTGTTTTTTCTATGACTGCTGCAGCCTGCCTTGATAAGGCATGACCGCCCCTCCCCGGGTTAGCTCCATAATTACTAACGGCTTCAGCCATAGCTTTGGCAACTCCCTCAGGTTTTGGAAAACTGGAAGCTGCCTGGTCAAAATAAATCATTTTATCACTTCCTGACTACGTCTTCCCCCTACTTTAGTTACGCGGGAAAAACGATGTTGTTAAAAAGGCGACCATCGTGTTGGATGGTCACCAGCTTCTTAGTCTTCTTCCTTTTCCAGAAGCTCTAAAATTCGCTCCAGGTCTTCATCAGAGAAAAATTCTATTTCAATCTTCCCCTTCTTCTTCCCCTTTTTTATCTGGACATTTGTGCCAAAAAAGTTTTTCAGGTTTGATTCTCTTTCACGGAGAAATGGAGAAAGGTTTTTCTTCTCTTTTGTTTCACGTGGAACATCCTTGTTCATTTGCTGGACCATTTCTTCCAGCTGCCTTACACTCAGTCTCTCATTGATAACCTTTTGGATAAGAGACGTCAGTTTTTCTTTCTTTTTTAAACCCAGTAAAGCGCGGCCGTGCCCCATTGACAGCTTGCCATCCCCGATAAACTCCTGTGCAATCTGGGGAAGCTGCAATAAGCGGACATGATTCGCTACATGTGGTCTGCTTTTTCCGAGTTTTCTAGCCAGTTCTTCCTGCGTCACCTGCAAGTGTTCCATCAACTTCTGATAAGCTCTGGCTTCTTCAAGAGGGTTTAAATCTTCCCGCTGTAAGTTTTCGATTAAAGCAATTTCCATCATCTGATTTTCCGTTAATTCTCTAACAACGGCCGGAACCGTTTTAAGCTTAGCAGCTTTAGCTGCCCTGAATCTTCTTTCTCCTGTGACAATTTCATATCCCTTTATACTTTTCCGTACGATGAGAGGCTGAAGTATACCATGCTGCTCTATGGAAACTTTCAGTTCTTCGATAGCCTCCTGCTCGAATACTTTTCTCGGCTGGTAAGGATTTGGCCTCATCTCAGATATTTTAATTTCCTGGACCTGTCCTTCTTTGTCATTGGAAGCTTCCGGAAAAAGGGCACCGATGCCTTTCCCTAAACCTCTAGCCATGGCTTATCACTTCCTTTGCTAACTCAGAGTATACCTCAGCTCCACGGGACTTAGGATCATATGTAATGATCGGTTCACCATGGCTCGGAGCTTCACCGAGCCGGACATTTCGGGGGATAATAGTGTTAAGCACCTTCTCCCGAAAGTACTTTTTAACTTCCTCTATAACCTGAATGCCCAGATTCGTCCTGGCATCAAGCATAGTCAGTAATACACCTTCAATTTCAAGTTCATGATTTAAATGTTTTTGCACGAGTCGGACCGTATTCAATAATTGACTTAAACCTTCCAGAGCGTAGTATTCACATTGTACGGGAATTAATACTGCATCTGATGCTGTGAGAGAATTAATTGTCAATAATCCAAGTGACGGCGGGCAATCAATGACTATATAATCAAACTCGTCTTTCACTTGTTCAATAGCCCTTTTCAGCCTGACTTCCCTGGAAATGGTAGGAACAAGTTCAATTTCCGCGCCAGCCAGCTGTATCGTCGAAGGCAGCAAAAATAAGTTTTCCACATTGGTCGGCAGGATAACATTTTTTGCTTTTTCATCTTCTACAAGGACATTATAAATACAGAGGTCTACATCTCCTTTATCAATTCCGACTCCGCTTGTAGTGTTCCCCTGCGGGTCGATATCAATGATAAGAGTTCTCTTTCCAATATCAGCGAGACACGCACTTAGATTTACGGCAGTTGTAGTTTTCCCCACTCCTCCCTTTTGATTTGCTATGGCGATAACTCTTCCCATTTTCTCACCTACCTGCTTTCTTGTATCTTCTATGTTTACTTTTAAACTGCTAAACTATTGTTTTTTTATTATGTTTCTTTCTGACTGAAAATTCAGGACTGCTATTTATTTTACCATGAAAAAGCCAATCGGACCTGCTGGAAAAGCAATTTTTAACTAAATTGTCCTTTTGTCTTAGATTTATGGCTTACTCCATGCCTGACGGATACCAGCCCATACCTCCGGCAGCTGTTTCCCACAGCCAGGGGTGGTAAAACCTTTATGTTGTCCAATTGAAGATATGTTCTTACTTTTATCTCATAAAGAAAACCCGCCAATTGGCGAGCCTTATTAATAGGTATCTTCGGCAAAGTTTCTCAAACCCTTGGAGAATGCTTACTTTTTAAGAAAACAGCCAATCAAGTATTTAGACGGAAAAATACCGGTTAATTAATACCCGAAAACTTCCCCTTATCCAATTTCAACTGTGTCAAATCAGCTTCTTTGCAAAAATTATAAAATAATGCATTCACTGTGATGAGTGAATGCATGAATTATGTTATGTTAATTATGATTTCGGAATACGTATTGTAAATTGATAATAGTCGTCATGCTCTTCTTCAGCCGTATCGATATCAAGCCCTGTCTGAACTACCATATCAACAGATTTTCGAATTGTATTCATTGCAAGCCTGGTATCCTTTGAAACACTTTTACGTATAGGCTTCTTTTTCTTAGGCTTGTCTTCTTTTAGTTTTTTAATGAATTCCTCTGTTTGTTTTACGTTCAACTCATCAGTAAGGATTTTATTTAATACCTTCTCCTGCTGTTCCGCTTCTTTTAATCCGATCAGCGCCCGGGCATGCCTTTCTGTTATCGACCTGTCAAGAAGCGCCTCCTGAACAGACTGCGGAAGGTTCAGCAGTCTTAATTTATTGGCTATAGTTGATTGTCCTTTCCCAAGCCGCTGAGCTAAGCTTTCCTGAGTAAGGTTATGGATTTCAATAAGTTTTGCATATGCTGCTGCTTCTTCTATAGAGGTTAACCCTTCACGCTGCAGGTTTTCAATTAGGGCAACAGAGGCTGTCTGGGAATCGTTAAAATTTTTAATTATAGCTGGTATATTTTCCCATCCGAGCGTCTGGACTGCCCTCCATCTTCTCTCCCCTGCAATTATTTCATACTGGCCATCCTGCTCCCTGACAACAATTGGCTGAATAATGCCATGTGTCTTAATTGTCTGTGCCAGTTCTTCAATTTTTTCCTCCTGGAACACTGTCCTGGGCTGGAAACGGTTTGGTTTGATTTCGGAAACTGGAATTTCATGGACCTGCTCTTTATCTATATCCAGCTTTTCTTCGTTTTCTCCAGCTTTATCATTAAACCCAAATAGTCTTGAGATAGATTGTTTCATTGCCACACCACCTTAGGAAAATGCCTCTGTATAAAAATCCTGCTTTAGCAGAATGAACCCACTGATTGAAGCAGGAAATTTGGGAGTCTTACTTATTTATAGCACTGGTAAGCTTCAACGGGTGTTGCACCTGGCTGGGGAGTAAAGCCCCCTTACTTCGCCCGTCCCTCTCCTGCTTTTACAGTGCTATATTTCTGGCAGTATTATATTAATTACCTATATTATACTATACACCAATGAAGTAAGAGGCTTTAAATAATAAATTTTAAAAATTGTTTCACGTGAAACAGATATTTATAAAGGTTCTTTATTTGGTGTTCCTGCTTTTCTTGGATATTGCTTTGGAGTTTTTCTCACTTTAGCAACTTTAACGATCGAGCGTTCACTGTTTTCAGAAGGTAAGCGAAAGGTGTCGACTGTCTTCAGTTCTCCTCCCAGTAATTCAAAGGCATTTCCAGCATCATTAATTTCTTCCTGTGCCCCTGCGCCTTTCATTGCTATGAAGTACCCTTCCTTTTTCACGAGAGGAAGACATAACTCTGAAAGGACAGGCAGTCTTGCTACAGCTCTGGCCATGGCAATATCATAATGTTCACGATGGCTTTTATTTTTACCAAACAACTCCGCCCGGTCATGAATAAACGCTACTCCTTTTAAATTCAACACGGAAGCAAGCTCATTTAAAAAAGTAATCCGCTTATTTAAGGAGTCCACAATTGTTACATGGAGATCCGGAAACGCTATTTTAAGCGGGATACTCGGAAAGCCGGCTCCCGCTCCTACGTCTACAATATTTAGCGGCTTGTTAAAGTCATAATAAAAAGCTACAGAAACAGAATCATAAAAATGTTTTAAATATACTTCATTTTTTTCTGTTATTGCCGTTAGGTTCATTTTCTGATTCCATTCTGTTAATGTTCTGTAATAGCTGTTGTATTGCTCCATCTGCTTTTCTGATAACTCAATCCCTTTTTCTGCAAGGGCTTCTCTGAATTGATTTTCTTCCATAGAATTTTTACCACCTTTATTCAGCTAAGGAAGAAGAAGATTCTTCACTGGAGTTGATTTTTTTAAGTCTTCCCTGCTCCAAATAAACAAGCAGAACAGAAACGTCTGAAGGATTAACTCCGGAAACCCGGGAAGCCTGAGCTACTGATAATGGCTTTACCTCTGCTAATTTTTGTCTGGCTTCAATTGCCAGTCCGTTTATAGCCGAGTAATCGAGATCCTCAGGCAATTTCTTATTTTCCATTTTTTGCAGTTTCTCTACTTGTTCCATCTGCTTTGCGATATATCCCTCATATTTTATCTGTATTTCCACTTGTTCCGCAACATCTTCGTTTACAGGTGTTTCCGGCGGCACAAGCTTAGCTACATGCTCGTAAGTAATTTCGGGTCTTTTAAGCAGAACAGCCGCATTGATGGCGTCCTTTAGTGCGGCAGTGCCCGCTTCTTCCATAACCTTCTGCGCTTCATCGGTCATTTTAATAAATGTATTTTTTAAGCGTTTGATCTCTTTATCGATTTCCCTGTTCTTTTCAAGGAAACGCTCATAGCGGTCTTCGCTTATTAAGCCAATCTTATGACCAGTTTCGGTCAGCCGGAGGTCCGCATTGTCGTGGCGTAAAAGTAAGCGATACTCCGCTCTCGAAGTTAACAGGCGATATGGTTCGTTAGTTCCTTTAGTGACAAGGTCATCAATCAGTACGCCAATATAGGCTTCCGATCGGTCTAAAATAAGCGGGTCTTTCCCTTGTACGGAAAGCGCAGCATTTATGCCAGCCATAACTCCCTGTCCAGCAGCTTCTTCATAGCCGCTTGTACCATTAATCTGTCCTGCTGTAAACAGCCCTTTTATTTTCTTCGTTTCAAGGGACGGCCAGAGCTGTGTTGGCACCATCGCATCATACTCGATTGCATAGCCGGCACGCATCATCCGGGCATTTTCCAGACCAGGCACGGTTTTTAAAATTTTCATCTGCACATCTTCCGGCAGACTTGTAGAGAGCCCCTGTACATAAACTTCCTGCGTATTTCTTCCCTCCGGCTCCAGGAACACCTGATGCCGTGGTTTGTCATTAAACCGGACAATTTTATCCTCAATAGACGGGCAGTAACGTGGGCCTGTTCCTTCAATCATACCTGAATACATTGGGGACCGGTCAAGGTTATTATTTATTAAATGATGTGTTTCTTCATTCGTATACGTCAGCCAGCAAGGAAGCTGGTCTGTAATATATTTAGTTGTCTCATAGGAAAATGCCCTCGGAACATCATCTCCAGGCTGAATCTCTGTTTTACTGTAATCAATCGTATTGCTATTGACTCTCGGAGGTGTCCCTGTCTTAAAACGAACCATCTCAAAACCAAGGTCCTGAAGGTGATAGGAAAGATTCACAGAAGGCTGCATATTATTTGGCCCGCTCTCATAAGACAGGTCGCCAATTATTACCTTCCCCCGCAGATAGGTACCAGTAGTAATAATTACCGTCCTGGCGTTATATTTAGCTCCCGTCTGTGTCACTACCCCTTTTACCTGGCCGTCTTCCACGATAAGTTCTTCCACCATTCCCTGGCGGAGCATAAGATTTTCCGTTTCTTCAATTGTCTTCTTCATTTCATGCTGATATAAATATTTGTCTGCCTGTGCCCGCAGCGCGCGTACCGCTGGCCCTTTCCCTGTATTAAGCATTCTCATCTGAATATGAGTCTTATCGATGTTCCGTCCCATTTCACCGCCAAGTGCGTCTATTTCCCGTACTACAATTCCCTTGGCCGGTCCACCTACGGAAGGGTTGCATGGCATATATGCTACGGCATCCAGATTAAGTGTCAGCATTAAAGTGTCCGCTCCCATTCTGGCTGCGGCAAGGCCCGCCTCTACACCGGCATGGCCGGCTCCAATCACAATAACGTCGTAGTCTCCGCCGTGATAACTCATGAAAATCACTCCTTTTACCCATATGTTGCCCAGTTTCTACTCACCAGACATTTACTTTCAGCTAGCCTGGGAACCAGCTTATCTGTACTGATTAATTTATTTTCCTAAACAGAATTGAGAAAACAGTTGATCGATTAGGCTTTCATGAACACTGTCACCGATAACTTCACCGAGAAGGTCCCATGTTTTCGTAATATCAATTTGAACCATATCCACTGGCATACCTGATTCAATAGCCTCAAGAGCGTCGCTTATTGTGTTATGTGCCTGGTTTAGCAAAGCAATATGCCGTGAATTTGATACATACGTTAAATCGCCTGATTCAATACTTCCAGAGAAAAACAGCTGTTTTATAGCTTCTTCCAATTCCTCCAGACCCTCGTCTTTTAATAAAGAAGTTGTAACTAGCGGCTGTCCCTCTTTTAATTCTTTTACTCTGTCCATATCGATGTTCTGAGTCAAATCGGTTTTATTAATAATGATTATCCTGTCCCTGCCTTCACTGATCTTAAATAATTCTTCATCGGCAGGAGTAAGTTCTTCATTGAAATTCAAAACAAGAAGAACAAGCTCAGCTTCATTTACAAGTTTCCTGGATCTTTCTACCCCTATTTTTTCTACTACATCTTCTGTGTCTCGTATACCTGCTGTATCAAGGAGCCTCAACGGAACACCTCTGACATTAACGTACTCTTCCAGTACATCCCGTGTGGTTCCAGGTACATCCGTGACAATAGCCCGATTATCGTGGACAAGACTGTTTAATAAAGAGGATTTACCTACGTTTGGCCTTCCAATAATCACAGTGGATAAACCGTCCCGAAGGATCTTTCCCTGCTGGGCAGTCTGTAAAAGCTTTTCGATATCATTTTTTACAAACTCTGATTTTTCCCTTAGAA
Protein-coding regions in this window:
- the mnmE gene encoding tRNA uridine-5-carboxymethylaminomethyl(34) synthesis GTPase MnmE translates to MELDTIAAISTPMGEGAIAIVRLSGKDAVEIAGRIYKGRIRLEEAATHTINYGHISDPATGEVVEEVMVSVLRAPKTFTKEDIIEINCHGGIVSVNKVLQLVLKEGARLAEPGEFTKRAFLNGRIDLSQAEGVMDLIRSKTDRAMKVALSQMEGKLSSRIQKLRQALLETVAHVEVNIDYPEYDAEEMTLDLLREKSEFVKNDIEKLLQTAQQGKILRDGLSTVIIGRPNVGKSSLLNSLVHDNRAIVTDVPGTTRDVLEEYVNVRGVPLRLLDTAGIRDTEDVVEKIGVERSRKLVNEAELVLLVLNFNEELTPADEELFKISEGRDRIIIINKTDLTQNIDMDRVKELKEGQPLVTTSLLKDEGLEELEEAIKQLFFSGSIESGDLTYVSNSRHIALLNQAHNTISDALEAIESGMPVDMVQIDITKTWDLLGEVIGDSVHESLIDQLFSQFCLGK
- the rsmG gene encoding 16S rRNA (guanine(527)-N(7))-methyltransferase RsmG, whose product is MEENQFREALAEKGIELSEKQMEQYNSYYRTLTEWNQKMNLTAITEKNEVYLKHFYDSVSVAFYYDFNKPLNIVDVGAGAGFPSIPLKIAFPDLHVTIVDSLNKRITFLNELASVLNLKGVAFIHDRAELFGKNKSHREHYDIAMARAVARLPVLSELCLPLVKKEGYFIAMKGAGAQEEINDAGNAFELLGGELKTVDTFRLPSENSERSIVKVAKVRKTPKQYPRKAGTPNKEPL
- the mnmG gene encoding tRNA uridine-5-carboxymethylaminomethyl(34) synthesis enzyme MnmG, with protein sequence MSYHGGDYDVIVIGAGHAGVEAGLAAARMGADTLMLTLNLDAVAYMPCNPSVGGPAKGIVVREIDALGGEMGRNIDKTHIQMRMLNTGKGPAVRALRAQADKYLYQHEMKKTIEETENLMLRQGMVEELIVEDGQVKGVVTQTGAKYNARTVIITTGTYLRGKVIIGDLSYESGPNNMQPSVNLSYHLQDLGFEMVRFKTGTPPRVNSNTIDYSKTEIQPGDDVPRAFSYETTKYITDQLPCWLTYTNEETHHLINNNLDRSPMYSGMIEGTGPRYCPSIEDKIVRFNDKPRHQVFLEPEGRNTQEVYVQGLSTSLPEDVQMKILKTVPGLENARMMRAGYAIEYDAMVPTQLWPSLETKKIKGLFTAGQINGTSGYEEAAGQGVMAGINAALSVQGKDPLILDRSEAYIGVLIDDLVTKGTNEPYRLLTSRAEYRLLLRHDNADLRLTETGHKIGLISEDRYERFLEKNREIDKEIKRLKNTFIKMTDEAQKVMEEAGTAALKDAINAAVLLKRPEITYEHVAKLVPPETPVNEDVAEQVEIQIKYEGYIAKQMEQVEKLQKMENKKLPEDLDYSAINGLAIEARQKLAEVKPLSVAQASRVSGVNPSDVSVLLVYLEQGRLKKINSSEESSSSLAE